A region from the Dehalococcoides mccartyi CG5 genome encodes:
- a CDS encoding TIM barrel protein, protein MAGLLFGTAGIPYSTPKHTTQNGIHRVAELGLDGMEIEFVRGVYMKAPDTNPVRILSDLLRIKLSAHAPYYLNFNAVEENKVKMSQHLLYQSAKMAHLCGAGSLVFHPGFYLTDSPSAAYESIRDNIRPVASRLQEEGFDITLRPEVSGKVTQFGDLKETMALCSEIPGLLPTIDFSHYHARTGKYNSYSEFSFMLSTMVDYLGENAVLNMHIHVSGIDYSPRGEKQHLNLADSDFNYKELLLALRDRGCAGLVICESPNIEEDALLLKETYFSLA, encoded by the coding sequence ATGGCAGGTTTACTTTTCGGCACCGCCGGCATTCCCTACTCCACCCCCAAACACACCACCCAGAATGGAATTCACAGGGTGGCGGAACTGGGGCTGGACGGCATGGAAATAGAATTTGTCCGCGGGGTATATATGAAAGCCCCGGATACCAACCCGGTCAGAATCCTTTCGGATCTTCTGCGTATAAAACTGTCTGCCCATGCCCCGTACTATCTGAACTTTAATGCAGTTGAAGAAAATAAAGTCAAAATGAGCCAGCACCTGCTTTACCAGTCTGCCAAAATGGCTCACCTCTGCGGGGCAGGGTCACTGGTATTTCACCCCGGTTTTTACCTGACAGACTCGCCTTCTGCTGCCTACGAATCCATACGGGATAATATCCGCCCTGTTGCCAGCCGTCTTCAGGAAGAAGGCTTTGATATAACCCTTCGACCCGAGGTAAGCGGTAAGGTGACCCAGTTCGGAGACCTGAAAGAGACTATGGCACTGTGCAGTGAAATACCCGGCCTATTGCCGACTATAGATTTTTCCCACTATCATGCCCGTACCGGTAAATACAACTCCTATTCAGAGTTCAGCTTTATGTTAAGTACCATGGTTGACTATCTGGGTGAAAACGCAGTTCTAAATATGCATATACACGTTTCGGGCATAGACTACTCTCCCAGAGGGGAAAAACAGCACCTGAATCTGGCTGATTCAGATTTCAATTACAAAGAATTGCTGCTGGCTCTGAGAGACAGGGGCTGTGCAGGGCTGGTAATATGTGAAAGCCCTAATATAGAAGAAGATGCCCTGCTCCTGAAAGAGACCTACTTCTCTCTGGCCTAA
- the rsfS gene encoding ribosome silencing factor: MESIDIARQMVSMASEKQAEDIVLLDVRELVSYCDYFVLMSGASGRQLSAIADVVEKTLKPLKIGPRHREGDADSGWILLDFGGVIAHIFTPEIRSYYKLDRLWENAPKLVAIQ, from the coding sequence TTGGAATCAATAGATATTGCCCGGCAGATGGTAAGCATGGCCAGTGAGAAACAGGCTGAAGATATAGTCCTTCTGGACGTCAGGGAACTGGTTAGTTACTGTGATTATTTTGTGCTGATGAGCGGTGCTTCAGGCCGCCAGCTTTCGGCTATTGCAGATGTAGTTGAAAAGACCTTGAAACCCCTTAAAATAGGCCCGCGCCACCGTGAAGGTGACGCGGATTCAGGCTGGATACTTCTTGATTTCGGCGGAGTGATTGCCCATATATTCACTCCCGAAATACGCAGTTACTACAAGCTGGACCGTCTCTGGGAGAATGCCCCCAAACTGGTTGCTATACAGTAA
- the ndk gene encoding nucleoside-diphosphate kinase, whose product MERTLLLVKPDGVNRGLSGEILGRMEKLGLKLIGLRMLQMDAVLADKHYAPHRARPFFKDLVTYITSGPITAAVFEGENAVEKMRKAMGATDPAKSEKGTVRGDLGINIEQNTVHGSDSAENAKHEISLFFSESELVNYDRR is encoded by the coding sequence ATGGAAAGAACACTTTTACTGGTTAAGCCTGACGGCGTTAACCGCGGTCTGTCCGGTGAAATTCTGGGCAGAATGGAAAAACTGGGATTAAAACTAATCGGACTGCGGATGCTCCAGATGGATGCTGTTCTGGCTGACAAACACTATGCCCCCCATCGGGCACGCCCCTTCTTCAAGGATTTAGTCACTTACATCACCTCCGGCCCTATTACAGCCGCTGTTTTTGAGGGCGAAAATGCCGTTGAAAAAATGCGCAAAGCTATGGGTGCTACTGACCCTGCCAAGTCTGAAAAGGGTACTGTAAGGGGAGATTTGGGTATAAACATAGAGCAGAATACTGTTCACGGCTCAGACTCAGCTGAAAATGCCAAACATGAAATAAGCCTGTTTTTCAGCGAAAGCGAACTGGTAAACTACGACCGCCGTTAG